In Scleropages formosus chromosome 18, fSclFor1.1, whole genome shotgun sequence, one DNA window encodes the following:
- the ncam3 gene encoding neural cell adhesion molecule 1 isoform X1, which yields MMLALCALFLAAAALTDAKMEIITNAQDFELKTQILLLCKAGAEGDITWQKDGEDVNEEHFKVEKVDETSSKLIIKSASLADSGRYKCICEYDTGHTDQVEINIYVYQKPTFSGTKTYHEFLVGQKANIPCIVTGLPAVDVKWQRNGHDITDDRVKVLNDNSLQILDIRREDRGAYVCEGKIRSRPISKTLTISVVVNALPEVKIHEKLKNVLAGPQNNVSLICLVSGEPTPNITWTSPLTSDTSRYIFNSDKSELTIPSVVRLDYGEYTCTATNKIGEASASLMLDVSVHPNVTLTKKVMEVQPGHPASVTCRAAGHPDPTTLWVKKGTNEELTSTTGRVKVEGSTLQIEKVVPSDGGLYTCIAQNSAGNDSKDFSLETWPDIPTNVTVTEGPSSVNFFLPTSLVDGGSPVTHYILQWKQKGDAKWSQNIIPSTEPVVITSLNPYTTYTVRIAVQNHIGQGRFSSEYSLRTLARQGEPDSPILAISESKIENNSFSLPFKKPEHGASPILRFVVRYRTEAADDDWREKRLPSNTSVIVLSDLQYNTSYLVEVIAANANGLSYPAFYNFTTPLLVIAKPVKSGLGKGGVVGIVMLIFLVLLIAVDATCCYMNNCGILMFLTVKLLGRKAVVTKGLEQGDAEISTVDMKLKGLSTPRGSIPKLHLPNGPKNGAQVEVTCDKAPLTKFEKLPPSTIPSADA from the exons ATGATGCTCGCTCTCTGCGCCCTGTTCCTCGCGGCCGCCGCTCTAACGG ATGCCAAGATGGAAATCATTACCAATGCTCAGGATTTTGAACTAAAGACTCAGATTCTCCTTCTTTGTAAAG CTGGTGCTGAGGGAGACATAACATGGCAGAAAGATGGAGAAGATGTGAATGAAGAACATTTCAAAGTTGAAAAAGTGGACGAAACCTCATCTAAGCTGATAATTAAGTCAGCCTCTCTGGCAGACAGCGGACGATATAAGTGCATTTGTGAATATGACACGGGGCACACTGATCAAGTAGAGATAAACATCTACGTCTACC AGAAGCCCACATTCAGTGGAACCAAAACCTATCATGAGTTTCTGGTTGGACAAAAGGCCAACATTCCCTGCATCGTGACTGGGCTACCAGCAGTAGATGTGAAGTGGCAAAGGAATGGCCACGATATCACTGATG ATCGGGTGAAAGTCTTGAACGATAACAGCCTGCAAATCCTTGACATCCGACGGGAAGACCGGGGGGCCTATGTATGTGAGGGCAAAATTCGCAGCCGTCCCATCTCAAAGACCCTCACCATTTCCGTTGTGGTTAATG CCCTCCCTGAGGTAAAAATTCATGAgaagttaaaaaatgttttggccGGGCCTCAAAATAACGTGTCTCTTATCTGCCTGGTGTCTGGAGAACCAACCCCAAATATCACGTGGACTAG CCCTCTGACATCAGACACGAGCCGCTATATATTCAACTCTGACAAGAGCGAGCTGACCATCCCATCTGTGGTGAGACTGGACTACGGAGAGTACACCTGCACGGCAACCAATAAGATTGGAGAGGCAAGCGCCAGCCTCATGCTCGATGTCTCAG tGCATCCCAATGTAACTCTGACAAAGAAGGTTATGGAAGTGCAGCCTGGTCATCCTGCCTCTGTGACTTGTCGGGCTGCTGGTCATCCAGATCCCACAACTCTGTGGGTGAAGAAAGGCACCAATGAGGAACTG ACTTCAACCACAGGACGAGTAAAGGTTGAGGGATCTACTCTGCAGATCGAGAAAGTAGTTCCCTCTGACGGCGGCTTGTATACCTGCATAGCTCAGAACTCTGCTGGGAACGACAGCAAAGACTTCAGCCTGGAAA CTTGGCCAGATATCCCTACAAATGTCACTGTGACAGAAGGCCCCAGTTCAGTTAATTTCTTCCTACCGACATCTTTAGTGGACGGAGGCTCTCCTGTCACCCACTATATTTTACAGTGGAAACAGAAGGGTGATGCCAAGTGGTCCCAAAATATCATTCCATCCACAG aaCCTGTTGTGATCACCTCTCTAAATCCTTATACCACCTACACTGTCCGGATTGCTGTCCAGAATCACATTGGCCAGGGCAGATTCTCCTCAGAGTATTCTCTCCGAACGCTCGCCAGAC AAG GAGAGCCTGACAGCCCCATTCTGGCCATCAGTGAGAGCAAAATAGAAAACAACTCTTTTTCCCTGCCTTTCAAGAAGCCTGAACATGGAGCCTCACCAATCCTCCGCTTTGTTGTACGCTATAGAACG GAAGCAGCTGATGATGACTGGCGGGAAAAAAGGCTTCCCTCCAACACCTCTGTAATAGTCCTGTCTGATCTCCAGTACAACACCAGTTACCTCGTGGAGGTCATTGCTGCTAATGCTAACGGGCTCTCATACCCTGCATTCTACAACTTCACCACACCTCTGCTTGTCATCG CCAAACCTGTAAAGTCTGGGCTGGGGAAAGGAGGAGTTGTTGGTATCGTCATGCTCATCTTCTTGGTTCTGCTGATTGCTGTGGATGCCACTTGCTGCTACATGAACAACTGCGGTATACTCATGTTCCTGACCGTCAAGCTTCTAGGTCGAAAAGCCGTGGTCACCAAGGGCCTGGAGCAAGGCGATGCAGAAATCTCCACTGT AGACATGAAGTTGAAAGGGTTAAGTACTCCAAGGGGGAGTATCCCAAAACTGCATCTTCCCAATGGGCCAAAGAATGGGGCTCAGGTGGAAGTCACATGCGACAAAGCGCCTCTCACCAAATTCGA
- the ncam3 gene encoding neural cell adhesion molecule 1 isoform X3 → MMLALCALFLAAAALTDAKMEIITNAQDFELKTQILLLCKAGAEGDITWQKDGEDVNEEHFKVEKVDETSSKLIIKSASLADSGRYKCICEYDTGHTDQVEINIYVYQKPTFSGTKTYHEFLVGQKANIPCIVTGLPAVDVKWQRNGHDITDDRVKVLNDNSLQILDIRREDRGAYVCEGKIRSRPISKTLTISVVVNALPEVKIHEKLKNVLAGPQNNVSLICLVSGEPTPNITWTSPLTSDTSRYIFNSDKSELTIPSVVRLDYGEYTCTATNKIGEASASLMLDVSVHPNVTLTKKVMEVQPGHPASVTCRAAGHPDPTTLWVKKGTNEELTSTTGRVKVEGSTLQIEKVVPSDGGLYTCIAQNSAGNDSKDFSLETWPDIPTNVTVTEGPSSVNFFLPTSLVDGGSPVTHYILQWKQKGDAKWSQNIIPSTEPVVITSLNPYTTYTVRIAVQNHIGQGRFSSEYSLRTLARQGEPDSPILAISESKIENNSFSLPFKKPEHGASPILRFVVRYRTEAADDDWREKRLPSNTSVIVLSDLQYNTSYLVEVIAANANGLSYPAFYNFTTPLLVIAKPVKSGLGKGGVVGIVMLIFLVLLIAVDATCCYMNNCGILMFLTVKLLGRKAVVTKGLEQGDAEISTVKLPPSTIPSADA, encoded by the exons ATGATGCTCGCTCTCTGCGCCCTGTTCCTCGCGGCCGCCGCTCTAACGG ATGCCAAGATGGAAATCATTACCAATGCTCAGGATTTTGAACTAAAGACTCAGATTCTCCTTCTTTGTAAAG CTGGTGCTGAGGGAGACATAACATGGCAGAAAGATGGAGAAGATGTGAATGAAGAACATTTCAAAGTTGAAAAAGTGGACGAAACCTCATCTAAGCTGATAATTAAGTCAGCCTCTCTGGCAGACAGCGGACGATATAAGTGCATTTGTGAATATGACACGGGGCACACTGATCAAGTAGAGATAAACATCTACGTCTACC AGAAGCCCACATTCAGTGGAACCAAAACCTATCATGAGTTTCTGGTTGGACAAAAGGCCAACATTCCCTGCATCGTGACTGGGCTACCAGCAGTAGATGTGAAGTGGCAAAGGAATGGCCACGATATCACTGATG ATCGGGTGAAAGTCTTGAACGATAACAGCCTGCAAATCCTTGACATCCGACGGGAAGACCGGGGGGCCTATGTATGTGAGGGCAAAATTCGCAGCCGTCCCATCTCAAAGACCCTCACCATTTCCGTTGTGGTTAATG CCCTCCCTGAGGTAAAAATTCATGAgaagttaaaaaatgttttggccGGGCCTCAAAATAACGTGTCTCTTATCTGCCTGGTGTCTGGAGAACCAACCCCAAATATCACGTGGACTAG CCCTCTGACATCAGACACGAGCCGCTATATATTCAACTCTGACAAGAGCGAGCTGACCATCCCATCTGTGGTGAGACTGGACTACGGAGAGTACACCTGCACGGCAACCAATAAGATTGGAGAGGCAAGCGCCAGCCTCATGCTCGATGTCTCAG tGCATCCCAATGTAACTCTGACAAAGAAGGTTATGGAAGTGCAGCCTGGTCATCCTGCCTCTGTGACTTGTCGGGCTGCTGGTCATCCAGATCCCACAACTCTGTGGGTGAAGAAAGGCACCAATGAGGAACTG ACTTCAACCACAGGACGAGTAAAGGTTGAGGGATCTACTCTGCAGATCGAGAAAGTAGTTCCCTCTGACGGCGGCTTGTATACCTGCATAGCTCAGAACTCTGCTGGGAACGACAGCAAAGACTTCAGCCTGGAAA CTTGGCCAGATATCCCTACAAATGTCACTGTGACAGAAGGCCCCAGTTCAGTTAATTTCTTCCTACCGACATCTTTAGTGGACGGAGGCTCTCCTGTCACCCACTATATTTTACAGTGGAAACAGAAGGGTGATGCCAAGTGGTCCCAAAATATCATTCCATCCACAG aaCCTGTTGTGATCACCTCTCTAAATCCTTATACCACCTACACTGTCCGGATTGCTGTCCAGAATCACATTGGCCAGGGCAGATTCTCCTCAGAGTATTCTCTCCGAACGCTCGCCAGAC AAG GAGAGCCTGACAGCCCCATTCTGGCCATCAGTGAGAGCAAAATAGAAAACAACTCTTTTTCCCTGCCTTTCAAGAAGCCTGAACATGGAGCCTCACCAATCCTCCGCTTTGTTGTACGCTATAGAACG GAAGCAGCTGATGATGACTGGCGGGAAAAAAGGCTTCCCTCCAACACCTCTGTAATAGTCCTGTCTGATCTCCAGTACAACACCAGTTACCTCGTGGAGGTCATTGCTGCTAATGCTAACGGGCTCTCATACCCTGCATTCTACAACTTCACCACACCTCTGCTTGTCATCG CCAAACCTGTAAAGTCTGGGCTGGGGAAAGGAGGAGTTGTTGGTATCGTCATGCTCATCTTCTTGGTTCTGCTGATTGCTGTGGATGCCACTTGCTGCTACATGAACAACTGCGGTATACTCATGTTCCTGACCGTCAAGCTTCTAGGTCGAAAAGCCGTGGTCACCAAGGGCCTGGAGCAAGGCGATGCAGAAATCTCCACTGT
- the ncam3 gene encoding neural cell adhesion molecule 1 isoform X2 codes for MMLALCALFLAAAALTDAKMEIITNAQDFELKTQILLLCKAGAEGDITWQKDGEDVNEEHFKVEKVDETSSKLIIKSASLADSGRYKCICEYDTGHTDQVEINIYVYQKPTFSGTKTYHEFLVGQKANIPCIVTGLPAVDVKWQRNGHDITDDRVKVLNDNSLQILDIRREDRGAYVCEGKIRSRPISKTLTISVVVNALPEVKIHEKLKNVLAGPQNNVSLICLVSGEPTPNITWTSPLTSDTSRYIFNSDKSELTIPSVVRLDYGEYTCTATNKIGEASASLMLDVSVHPNVTLTKKVMEVQPGHPASVTCRAAGHPDPTTLWVKKGTNEELTSTTGRVKVEGSTLQIEKVVPSDGGLYTCIAQNSAGNDSKDFSLETWPDIPTNVTVTEGPSSVNFFLPTSLVDGGSPVTHYILQWKQKGDAKWSQNIIPSTEPVVITSLNPYTTYTVRIAVQNHIGQGRFSSEYSLRTLARREPDSPILAISESKIENNSFSLPFKKPEHGASPILRFVVRYRTEAADDDWREKRLPSNTSVIVLSDLQYNTSYLVEVIAANANGLSYPAFYNFTTPLLVIAKPVKSGLGKGGVVGIVMLIFLVLLIAVDATCCYMNNCGILMFLTVKLLGRKAVVTKGLEQGDAEISTVDMKLKGLSTPRGSIPKLHLPNGPKNGAQVEVTCDKAPLTKFEKLPPSTIPSADA; via the exons ATGATGCTCGCTCTCTGCGCCCTGTTCCTCGCGGCCGCCGCTCTAACGG ATGCCAAGATGGAAATCATTACCAATGCTCAGGATTTTGAACTAAAGACTCAGATTCTCCTTCTTTGTAAAG CTGGTGCTGAGGGAGACATAACATGGCAGAAAGATGGAGAAGATGTGAATGAAGAACATTTCAAAGTTGAAAAAGTGGACGAAACCTCATCTAAGCTGATAATTAAGTCAGCCTCTCTGGCAGACAGCGGACGATATAAGTGCATTTGTGAATATGACACGGGGCACACTGATCAAGTAGAGATAAACATCTACGTCTACC AGAAGCCCACATTCAGTGGAACCAAAACCTATCATGAGTTTCTGGTTGGACAAAAGGCCAACATTCCCTGCATCGTGACTGGGCTACCAGCAGTAGATGTGAAGTGGCAAAGGAATGGCCACGATATCACTGATG ATCGGGTGAAAGTCTTGAACGATAACAGCCTGCAAATCCTTGACATCCGACGGGAAGACCGGGGGGCCTATGTATGTGAGGGCAAAATTCGCAGCCGTCCCATCTCAAAGACCCTCACCATTTCCGTTGTGGTTAATG CCCTCCCTGAGGTAAAAATTCATGAgaagttaaaaaatgttttggccGGGCCTCAAAATAACGTGTCTCTTATCTGCCTGGTGTCTGGAGAACCAACCCCAAATATCACGTGGACTAG CCCTCTGACATCAGACACGAGCCGCTATATATTCAACTCTGACAAGAGCGAGCTGACCATCCCATCTGTGGTGAGACTGGACTACGGAGAGTACACCTGCACGGCAACCAATAAGATTGGAGAGGCAAGCGCCAGCCTCATGCTCGATGTCTCAG tGCATCCCAATGTAACTCTGACAAAGAAGGTTATGGAAGTGCAGCCTGGTCATCCTGCCTCTGTGACTTGTCGGGCTGCTGGTCATCCAGATCCCACAACTCTGTGGGTGAAGAAAGGCACCAATGAGGAACTG ACTTCAACCACAGGACGAGTAAAGGTTGAGGGATCTACTCTGCAGATCGAGAAAGTAGTTCCCTCTGACGGCGGCTTGTATACCTGCATAGCTCAGAACTCTGCTGGGAACGACAGCAAAGACTTCAGCCTGGAAA CTTGGCCAGATATCCCTACAAATGTCACTGTGACAGAAGGCCCCAGTTCAGTTAATTTCTTCCTACCGACATCTTTAGTGGACGGAGGCTCTCCTGTCACCCACTATATTTTACAGTGGAAACAGAAGGGTGATGCCAAGTGGTCCCAAAATATCATTCCATCCACAG aaCCTGTTGTGATCACCTCTCTAAATCCTTATACCACCTACACTGTCCGGATTGCTGTCCAGAATCACATTGGCCAGGGCAGATTCTCCTCAGAGTATTCTCTCCGAACGCTCGCCAGAC GAGAGCCTGACAGCCCCATTCTGGCCATCAGTGAGAGCAAAATAGAAAACAACTCTTTTTCCCTGCCTTTCAAGAAGCCTGAACATGGAGCCTCACCAATCCTCCGCTTTGTTGTACGCTATAGAACG GAAGCAGCTGATGATGACTGGCGGGAAAAAAGGCTTCCCTCCAACACCTCTGTAATAGTCCTGTCTGATCTCCAGTACAACACCAGTTACCTCGTGGAGGTCATTGCTGCTAATGCTAACGGGCTCTCATACCCTGCATTCTACAACTTCACCACACCTCTGCTTGTCATCG CCAAACCTGTAAAGTCTGGGCTGGGGAAAGGAGGAGTTGTTGGTATCGTCATGCTCATCTTCTTGGTTCTGCTGATTGCTGTGGATGCCACTTGCTGCTACATGAACAACTGCGGTATACTCATGTTCCTGACCGTCAAGCTTCTAGGTCGAAAAGCCGTGGTCACCAAGGGCCTGGAGCAAGGCGATGCAGAAATCTCCACTGT AGACATGAAGTTGAAAGGGTTAAGTACTCCAAGGGGGAGTATCCCAAAACTGCATCTTCCCAATGGGCCAAAGAATGGGGCTCAGGTGGAAGTCACATGCGACAAAGCGCCTCTCACCAAATTCGA